One window of Verrucomicrobiia bacterium genomic DNA carries:
- a CDS encoding glycosyltransferase family protein: MKIVSTIEARMASSRLPGKILKDVLGKPMLERMIERVRRSKLVNQVVVATTVDPSDQATEDACKAMGVACFRGSSDDVLLRVLEAAKAHKADLIVELTGDCPVIDHGLIDQVIRFYLDNDFDYASNVLHRDFPRGTEVQVFSVKVLDEVNRITQDPADHEHVSLYIYEHPEKFKLGTLSAPPELKRPDLRLTVDLPQDLELVRAVYGRLHPQKPDFDIHDVVRLLSREPELGRLNATIQQKPVR, encoded by the coding sequence ATGAAAATCGTTTCCACGATCGAGGCGCGCATGGCCTCTTCGCGTTTACCCGGAAAAATTCTCAAAGACGTGCTCGGCAAGCCCATGCTCGAGCGCATGATCGAGCGCGTGCGGCGTTCGAAGCTCGTGAACCAGGTGGTCGTGGCCACGACGGTCGATCCGAGCGATCAGGCCACCGAAGACGCGTGCAAGGCCATGGGCGTCGCTTGTTTCCGCGGCAGCTCCGACGACGTGCTGCTGCGCGTGCTCGAAGCGGCCAAGGCGCACAAGGCCGACCTCATTGTCGAGCTCACGGGCGACTGCCCGGTTATCGATCATGGCCTCATCGACCAGGTTATCCGTTTTTATCTCGACAATGATTTCGATTACGCGAGCAATGTCCTGCACCGCGATTTTCCGCGCGGCACCGAAGTCCAGGTGTTTTCCGTGAAGGTGCTCGACGAAGTCAACCGCATCACGCAGGACCCGGCCGACCACGAGCACGTTTCGCTTTACATCTACGAGCATCCGGAAAAATTCAAGCTCGGCACGCTTTCCGCGCCGCCGGAGCTCAAGCGTCCCGACCTGCGCCTCACCGTCGACCTGCCGCAGGACCTGGAACTCGTCCGCGCGGTTTACGGGCGGCTGCATCCGCAGAAGCCGGATTTCGATATCCATGACGTCGTGCGGCTGTTGAGCCGCGAGCCGGAGCTCGGCCGTCTCAATGCGACGATCCAGCAAAAACCCGTCCGCTAG
- the pseC gene encoding UDP-4-amino-4,6-dideoxy-N-acetyl-beta-L-altrosamine transaminase, with protein sequence MKTKTKRAPKMIPYSRQTLEASDVAAVVKTLKSDWLTQGPKVAEFEKKLAETCGARFAVAVSSGTAALHLACLALGVQSGDEVITTPNTFAASANCVVYCGGKPVFADIDPHTFNLSPQAFEEAISPKTKGVIPVHFAGLPCEMKKIHETAKKRGLFVLEDGSHALGARYWSEGRWVQVGSCAHADACVFSFHPVKGITTGEGGAITTNNAALYERLVLLRTHGITKSPAQFHHRELAFWGDGLVSGWYYEMQELGFNYRIPDVLCALGLNQLKRLGKFIRARRAIAAYYDKTLAGERALELPKEPKGYESAYHLYVIRLRLERLTAGRAQIFDALRHEGLGVQVHYIPVHYQPYYRHRGYKPGLCPNAEAYYERVISIPVFPGLTPALRKQVVARLCRVLRRYEA encoded by the coding sequence ATGAAAACAAAAACAAAGCGCGCGCCCAAGATGATTCCTTATTCGCGCCAGACTCTCGAGGCTTCCGACGTCGCGGCGGTCGTCAAGACGTTGAAATCCGACTGGCTCACGCAGGGCCCGAAGGTCGCGGAATTCGAAAAAAAACTCGCGGAGACCTGCGGCGCGCGTTTTGCCGTCGCGGTTTCGAGCGGCACCGCGGCGCTGCACCTGGCCTGCCTCGCGCTCGGCGTGCAGTCCGGCGATGAAGTCATCACGACGCCCAACACCTTTGCAGCGAGCGCGAACTGCGTGGTTTATTGCGGCGGCAAGCCCGTCTTTGCCGACATTGATCCGCACACCTTCAATCTTTCTCCCCAGGCCTTCGAAGAAGCGATTTCTCCCAAAACCAAAGGCGTGATTCCCGTTCATTTCGCGGGACTGCCTTGTGAAATGAAAAAGATTCATGAAACCGCCAAGAAGCGCGGGCTCTTCGTGCTTGAAGACGGCTCACATGCGCTCGGCGCGCGCTATTGGTCCGAAGGCCGGTGGGTCCAGGTGGGAAGCTGCGCGCATGCGGACGCGTGCGTGTTCAGCTTTCATCCGGTCAAAGGCATCACGACGGGCGAGGGCGGCGCGATCACGACGAACAATGCCGCGCTTTACGAGCGGCTTGTCCTGCTGCGCACGCACGGCATTACCAAGTCGCCGGCGCAGTTTCATCATCGCGAGCTGGCCTTCTGGGGCGACGGGCTGGTCTCGGGCTGGTATTACGAAATGCAGGAGCTGGGTTTCAATTACCGGATTCCCGACGTGCTTTGCGCGCTGGGCCTCAATCAATTAAAGCGTCTCGGAAAATTCATCCGTGCGCGGCGTGCGATCGCGGCCTATTACGACAAAACGCTGGCCGGTGAGCGCGCTCTCGAACTGCCGAAAGAGCCGAAAGGCTATGAGTCCGCCTATCACCTCTACGTGATTCGGCTCCGTCTCGAACGGTTGACCGCGGGGCGCGCCCAGATTTTCGACGCGCTGCGCCATGAAGGGCTGGGCGTGCAGGTGCATTACATCCCGGTCCACTATCAGCCTTACTATCGCCATCGCGGCTACAAGCCCGGCCTTTGCCCGAACGCGGAGGCGTATTACGAGCGCGTGATTTCGATTCCGGTTTTCCCGGGCCTGACTCCCGCCCTGCGAAAGCAAGTGGTCGCGCGCCTTTGCCGCGTGCTCCGCCGTTATGAAGCCTGA
- a CDS encoding glycosyltransferase family 39 protein: protein MNPFQKKLTILVVLAGVLLPQTLAIRRPLAGHFGSYQQVMAGMARGFERGHFKNLLLPETDIIVGGERSLHLNQYPFPSLFAAFGDRFLGLGLEFWGRLQAILFNLASIVLIGLIAGALFDRAAGWMTAAIYAFSPYALINGQLFFSEPMAMACLLLAVYLLVRSEEIGMAEIVGSALALGLAITGRIHLVLFYPLLAWQSLRRSRQPVSGFLVYSVFAAALPLAWYGFTYFASLNSEHILTNIFFQAAARKVGDQNYLRSLEYYRHIFDILAQTMLTPLVFPFLFAGLAALYLKKHKAAPFLLGGLAAGGAIAVLSPQKVMAHDFYLYGLFPFVCLCAGWGLRTTAGAFPAAAASRAAFAGLALYFLVSARYFAHPIFTVPPETADDLAAARAVRSLTQPDDKIIVGGDSPATLLYYADRPAWTMQFTEFGKGLPYYLNNPKFSKRSAQIIQEEEEAMKDPVTWLEYLKGQGAHYFAVPRRAELDKETPLAGYLKGHYAELSKPKDPFYLFDLHGMPEEAEMSPAV, encoded by the coding sequence ATGAACCCGTTCCAGAAAAAACTGACGATCCTCGTTGTCCTGGCCGGCGTGCTCCTGCCGCAGACGCTCGCGATCCGCCGCCCTCTTGCCGGGCATTTCGGCAGTTACCAGCAGGTCATGGCCGGCATGGCCCGCGGTTTTGAGCGCGGGCATTTCAAAAATCTCCTCCTGCCGGAAACCGACATCATCGTCGGGGGAGAACGGTCGCTGCATTTGAACCAGTATCCGTTTCCCTCGCTCTTTGCGGCGTTCGGCGACCGGTTTCTCGGGCTGGGCCTGGAATTTTGGGGAAGGCTGCAGGCCATCCTGTTCAATCTCGCGAGCATTGTCCTCATCGGCCTGATCGCGGGGGCTTTGTTCGACCGCGCCGCCGGATGGATGACCGCCGCGATTTACGCGTTCTCCCCCTATGCCCTCATCAACGGGCAGTTGTTTTTCTCGGAGCCCATGGCCATGGCCTGCCTGCTGCTGGCGGTTTATTTGCTGGTCCGCTCCGAAGAGATCGGCATGGCGGAGATCGTGGGATCGGCCCTTGCTCTGGGCCTGGCCATCACCGGACGCATTCATCTCGTGCTTTTTTATCCGCTGCTCGCCTGGCAGTCCCTGCGCCGGTCGCGGCAGCCTGTATCCGGCTTTCTTGTCTATTCCGTTTTCGCGGCGGCATTGCCGCTGGCATGGTACGGCTTCACGTACTTCGCGTCGCTGAACTCCGAACACATTCTCACGAACATCTTTTTCCAGGCCGCGGCCCGGAAAGTCGGGGACCAAAACTACCTGCGGAGTCTCGAGTATTACCGCCATATCTTCGACATCCTGGCGCAGACCATGCTGACGCCGCTGGTGTTCCCGTTTCTTTTTGCGGGACTGGCCGCGCTTTACTTGAAAAAACACAAGGCCGCGCCGTTCCTTCTCGGAGGTCTTGCCGCGGGCGGCGCCATTGCCGTGCTTTCCCCGCAAAAAGTCATGGCGCATGATTTTTATCTCTACGGCCTTTTCCCGTTCGTCTGCCTTTGCGCGGGATGGGGACTTCGGACCACGGCGGGCGCTTTTCCCGCGGCGGCAGCTTCCCGCGCGGCCTTTGCCGGCCTTGCTTTATATTTTCTGGTTTCGGCCCGCTATTTCGCGCACCCGATTTTCACGGTCCCGCCGGAAACCGCGGACGACCTGGCGGCCGCGCGCGCGGTGCGGTCTCTCACGCAGCCGGACGACAAAATCATCGTCGGAGGTGACAGCCCGGCCACGCTGCTTTATTATGCGGACAGGCCGGCCTGGACCATGCAGTTCACGGAATTCGGCAAGGGCCTTCCTTATTATTTGAACAACCCGAAATTTTCCAAACGCTCGGCGCAAATCATTCAGGAAGAAGAAGAAGCCATGAAGGACCCGGTGACCTGGCTCGAATATTTGAAAGGGCAGGGCGCGCATTACTTCGCCGTGCCGCGGCGCGCGGAACTCGACAAAGAGACCCCGCTTGCAGGCTACCTCAAAGGCCATTACGCGGAACTGTCCAAGCCCAAAGACCCGTTCTACCTTTTTGACCTGCATGGCATGCCTGAAGAAGCGGAAATGAGCCCTGCCGTATGA